AAATTTAGAGTGACAGTTGAATTGAAATCTTTCTTAACGGAagctttatttttggtttttgtttttttcctcaggCTTCATGGTGTATTAGATAAACTTCGCTCTGTTACAACTGGTAAGATTCATagcattgttttttttaaaaatttctgcttgCTATAGCATATGATTTGTTTCTTTCTAAAGTCATAGTGCTTTGGGAAAAACCCATCACTTTCAAAACAGTGGTTCATTTGAACTTTTTTAGAAAGCACGTATTTTTATGAACTTTTAAGAGCagtagatttaacataattcAAAGATAATTTAAGTGTGGGAGAGGGAGCAGTGCACTTGATCCGAAGGAAATAATTACATATGTGTGCAAAGATTTAGCCTCAAGgatatttcagtattttataattgaaaacaaaagttCAGTAATAATAAACGAAATTGTTGTATTACAATGTGTGGAATAATAttcaactattaaaaataatgttgtgGAAGAATAACATGAGAATATACACACATaagatacatgttttaaaaaatgtgtatatatgctcTTCCCCTGAAAAATCACCTTTGAGATAattagtgatttttatttatatttttaaaattttctacaataaacatacTGCTTTTGAATTGGTGATGAGGAAggaaaagacttaaaagtaataaaaatagatggccgggcatggtggctcacgcctgtaatcccagcattttgggaggccaaggtgggcggatcatgggCTTAGGacatggagaccatcctggccaaccaacatggtgaaactccgtctctattgaaaatacaaaagttagccaggcatcgtggcacgtgcctgtaatcccagctacttgggaggccgaggcaggagaattgcttgaaccagggatttggaggttgcagggagccaagaatgcaccactgccctccagcctggcgacagagcaagacttcatctcaaaaacagataaacaaataaaaataaaaaataaaaatagattaaaaggactatatttttcttttcagaaccCTCTAGTCTGAAGTCTTCTGATACCAACATCTTTGATAGTAGCGTGCCTTCAAACAAGAGCAATTTCAGTCGGGGAGATGAGAGGAGGCATGAAGCTGCAGTGCCACCGCTTGCCATTCCTAGCACGAGACCTGAAAAAAGAGATTCCAGAGTTTCTGCAAGTTCGCAGGAGTCAAAAACCACAAATGTCAGGTAAGAGTCTGGTGTAGACCTGCTGTGGGCCAATGGCTCTGTGTATGTGACATTTATATTAGTTTTTATATCTTTCAGTTTGCTGTTCTCAGCAATTTTTAGAAACAGTGAAGTGATCGTGAGTAGTTTTTTGAATAAAATAGTGGATAAGATCTAAGTATGATTATCTTTCATCACAAATTTAGTAAATCGAAGTTTAAAGAAAGTGCAATTTCAAAGTAGTTTTGAATGGAATACGTAAAGGTAGTATCCTcagttttttaattgaaatttttccAGTAAACATTCTTTAAAGATTTGGAGATAATTGCCCTAATTTGGCTGTAATacattttgttgttcttttaacTAGACAGACTTATGATGATGGAGCAGCAACCCGACTAATGTCAACAGTGAAACCTTTGAGGGAGCCAGCACCCTCTGAAGATGTGATTGATATTAAGCCAGAACCAGATGATCTCATTGACGAAGACCTCAACTTTGTGCAGGAGAATCCTTTATCTCAGAAAAAACCTACAGTGACACTTACATATGGGTCTTCTCGCCCTTCTATTGAAATTTATCGACCACCTGCAAGTAGAAATGCAGATAGTGGTGTTCATTTAAACAGGTTGCAATTTCAACAGCAGCAAAATAGTATTCATGCTGCAAAGCAGCTTGATATGCAGAGTAGTTGGGTATATGAAACAGGACGTTTGTGTGAACCAGAGGTGCTTAACAGCTTAGAAGAAACGTATAGTCCATTCTTTAGAAACAACTCGGAGAAAATGAGTATGGAGGTTTGTATGTACTTTTAAATTCTGGCTTATTAGGCTAAAAATCGGCAGTTCTTGATAATAATATATGAAGTAACTAAACACATAttccagggctgggtgcggtggctcacgcctgtaatcccagcactttgggaggccgaggcgggtggatcacgaggtcaggagatcgagaccatcctggctaacacggtgaaaccccatctctactaaaaatacaaaaaattagccgggcatggtggcaggtgcctgtagtcccagctactcaggaggctgaggcaggagaatggcgtgaacccaggaggagcttgcagtgagccaagatcgtgccactgcactccagcctggacgacagagcgagactctgtctcaaccaaaaaaaagaaacaaaaaacaaaaaaacacatattccaagtttattttattttattttactttttgagaaggagtttcgctcttgttgcccaggctggagtgtgatggcgtgatctcagctcactgcaacctccgcctcccgggctcaagcgattctcctgcctcagtctcccgagtagctgggattacctgccaccacgcctagctaattttttgtatttttaatagagacggggtttcaccatgttggccaggctggtcttgaaatcctgaccttgtgatccacccgccttgatctcggctcactgcaacctctgcttcccaggttcaagtgattctcctgattcagcctcctgaatagctgggattataggtgtgcactaccacgaccagctaatttttgtatttttagtagagatggtgtttcaccatgctggaccaggctggtctcgaactcctgacctcaggtgatctgccctccttggcctcccaaagtgttgggattacaggcgtgagccacggtgcccggccccaagttaatttttaaattgttttatctgCTGTTTCTCATGATACACCAGATTTTCCTCTCCATGGCTTGCTCCTAGAGTTCTATATAACATCTGTATACCTTTTTGGGATTTCCAGCATTTGAGATATTAATCTTAAATTAATTTGGGGGGTTTCAATCAATTTTAGATTGTTCATGGTAATTGCTAGTGAGCAACCAATTAGCTCTGTTTTATTAGTTTCCTCAATAGTACTGTATGCAGCTGTTGATAAAATAAACGTAaagttctaatttttgttttagctaAAGGTTGACTGTTAgggataatatttatatttatagtatttatttatttatttattttgatatggtgtctcactctgttgcccaggctggagtgcagtggcatgatcttggctcactgcatcctccacctcctgggttcaagtgattcttctgccacagcctcccgagtagctgggactacaggcgcatgccgccatgctcagctaatttttgtatttttagtagagacggggtttcaccatattggccaggctggtctcgaaatcctgaccttgtgatcctcccacattggccttccaaagtgctaggattacagatgtgagccaccacacccggcctcatatttatatttttatataaaaccaAGAAATACTCTGTGAATTTCTCATATTACTATgtactgtttttttcttaaaatggaaacattttgtgGTAGaacttttgttattttctgaGATTAGGTAAGCATAAATTTTATCTGATTGCAGGATGAAAACTTTCGGAAGAGAAAGTTGCCTGTGGTAAGTTCAGttgttaaagtaaaaaaattcaatcatgatggagaagaggaggaagaagatgatGATTATGGGTCTCGAACAGGAAGCATCTCCAGCAGTGTGTCTGTGCCCGCAAAGCCTGAAAGGAGGTACCTTGAACGTGGCTGTAAATTAATCTTTAACTGCCTTGGTGGAGTCTTCCTGATTTATTGGAGAGAATAATCacgaaaataatttttgtttgttttttgagacggagtctcgctctgtcaaccaggctggagtgcagtggcacgatctcagctcactgcaacctctgcctcccaggttcaagtgattctcctgattcagcctcctgaatagctgggattacaggtgtgcactaccacgaccagctagtttttgtatttttagtagagatgctgtttcaccatgttggaccaggctggtctcgaactcctgacctcaggtgatctgccctcctcggcctcccaaagtgttgggattacaggcgtgagccaccgcacctgacgtaaatatttaatgtaatacCATGTAAGACTTTTCCATTGGGTTTTGAGAAACACATTAATGAGAGAAATTGCTTAACATTGGAGAGGATTGCAGAGAATATTGACTGATATGATGGTGGGGTGAGGAGGAACAACATCAATTAAGATTcagatttattatttaaaaaaactaaaaggggcctaggcatggtggctcatgcctgtacctagcactttgggaggctgaggcaggaggattgcttgagaccaggagttcgagaccagcctgggcaatgtaatgagtctttgtctctcaaaaaattaaaataaattagttggtcattgtggcaggcacctgtagtcctagactGGAAAGGTGGATGTGGaagcattgcttgagcctagaagtttaaggctgcagtgacaccacactccatcctgggtgagagagtaagagtctgtctaaaaaaaaaaaaaaggttccggTGTAATTGGCATTTTCTAAAAACTGCAGCTAGTCTGTTTAAAACCTAGAGAAGGTTGTGGTAAAGGCATAATAGATGGCTGGCCTGTGAAGAACTGaaatttaaagtttaataaaaataccTTTCTTAACTCTTTCAGACCTTCTCTTCCACCTTCTAAACAAGCTAACAAGAATCTGATTTTGAAGGCTATATCTGAAGCTCAAGAATCCGTAACAAAAACAACTAACTACTCTACAGGTAATTTAAATGTGTTATGTTTACACTTGGTAAGACATTTCTGTAATTCTTGAGTAAGCTGAAAATGATTGCTccttaaattgtggtaaaataaagGTGCCTGTCAGATGTCAAGACCAAGATGAGGTTCCCCTATAGAAAAATGGCTTTAAAAGGAAATTGACAAATTTGAGAAACTTCGCCAACTGTTAATGGACTGTAGTTTTTCAAGCACCATGTAATGCCTTTTATATCTTTCCAATAAACATTTTGAAGAGAATTTTGATGAGGTGGGACTTTCATATTAGTAGCATTAGATTCAACATTAGATAGGAATTTATGATGTATAAAGGGGAGTACAATTGGACAATAATAGGTAGCTGAAGTTACAGAAATTTGTTAAACAGTAGTATATAAACAAGGTTGGTTTCTTCCCTTTTGGTGGAACTCATTAATAGAACATAAGGCAGAGAATTGACTCATTTGTGATGTTCCTGCTCCAATTCTAGTGCAAGTACTGAGTAATTTTATGAGAGAATATAAAAGTATTACATGTTTTCAAAACAGGAGATGAATCAGCTGTAAGCTGGTCTTAACGGAAAGCTGATTCTGAAATGCAGACAACTGATGGGTGTCATTTTGTGTTGTCATTAAATTCTGTACTCTGTGGCCGACCTGTTGTAGGCAATGTGTAAACTTGTGTTAACAAGCTGATGGTAATGAGCTACTCTAAAAAGATTTAGGTTTTGCTGTGGATTTGATGGGTGTACTTACAGCATTGCCCTGCTTATTCACTCTCTCGCTTCTTTTTTTTGTGACCCCCTTGCTAAAATGAGGTAAACTGTAGccatcagtttttttgtttgttttctttttttgaggcgaagtcttgctctgttgcccaggctggagtgcagtggtgtgatcttggcttactgcaacctctgcctcctgggtccaagcgattcttctgcctcagcctcccaagtagctgggattacaggcgcccactaccatgccaggctaatttttttgtatttttagtagagacagggttccgccatgttggccaggctggtctagtactcctgacctcaggtgatcacctgcctcggcctctcaaaatgctgggattacaggtgtgagccatcgtgcctggcacCATCAGTTTTTGATCCTGATACTTGTCTGTCCTCTTGGTTCTCCTCATCCCTAATTTAACCTTGAACACAAAATTCAACAGGTTTTGGCATATAGAATAAAGATTATCAGGCAAAGGCGCACTCTTGACCTAATGATATATCTGCATTTCATTTCCTGATCTATCAGCAGTATTAATTGTCTAGAATGATGAGAAGTTTAGAGAAGTTCCATGaccttgaaattttctttctttacctaGGTTATCTGAATTACAATTTGAAACTCATATAAGATCATGAAGCTAAGCTTAAATAAACCacattttgttgaaaatgaatacATATGTACTATATTGTATTCATGGTATGTGGTTGTATGGATATTGTTTACATATGTTTGGATAAATAGGTCAGGTATCTATCTCAGTAATGTTGTAAGAAAAAATGAATGGTATGTATGGATTGAACTCCTCatataatgttcttttcttttctttttctttttttttttggagacagagtctcactctgttgcccaggctggagtgcacagtggcgcaatctcggctcactgcaacctccgccttctgggtttaagcaattctcctgcctcagcctcttgagtagttgggattacaggtgtgtgccaccatgcccggctaatgtttgtatttttagtagagacggggttttaccatgttggccaggctggtctcaaactcctgacctcaagtgatccacccaccttgcctcccaaagtgctgagattacaggcatgagccactgcgctcagcctgaACTCCTCATATGTTCTAAACCAAAGGaggcatttatatttaatatgatatAGTCACTGTGGAGTTTTGATGTATTACTGCATttatatttctatcttttttgcttttatgtgA
The genomic region above belongs to Pongo pygmaeus isolate AG05252 chromosome 15, NHGRI_mPonPyg2-v2.0_pri, whole genome shotgun sequence and contains:
- the ZC3H14 gene encoding zinc finger CCCH domain-containing protein 14 isoform X11 translates to MEIGTEISRKIRSAIKGKLQELGAYVDEELPDYIMVMVANKKSQDQMTEDLSLFLGNNTIRFTVWLHGVLDKLRSVTTEPSSLKSSDTNIFDSSVPSNKSNFSRGDERRHEAAVPPLAIPSTRPEKRDSRVSASSQESKTTNVRQTYDDGAATRLMSTVKPLREPAPSEDVIDIKPEPDDLIDEDLNFVQENPLSQKKPTVTLTYGSSRPSIEIYRPPASRNADSGVHLNRLQFQQQQNSIHAAKQLDMQSSWVYETGRLCEPEVLNSLEETYSPFFRNNSEKMSMEDENFRKRKLPVVSSVVKVKKFNHDGEEEEEDDDYGSRTGSISSSVSVPAKPERRPSLPPSKQANKNLILKAISEAQESVTKTTNYSTVPQKQTLPVAPRTRTSQEELLAEVVQGQSRTPRISSPIKEEETKGDSVEKNQAEMSELSVAQKPEKLLERCKYWPACKNGDECAYHHPISPCKAFPNCKFAEKCLFVHPNCKYDAKCTKPDCPFTHVSRRIPVLSPKPAVAPPAPPSSSQLCRYFPACKKMECPFYHPKHCRFNTQCTRPDCTFYHPTINVPPRHALKWIRPQTSE
- the ZC3H14 gene encoding zinc finger CCCH domain-containing protein 14 isoform X10, producing the protein MEIGTEISRKIRSAIKGKLQELGAYVDEELPDYIMVMVANKKSQDQMTEDLSLFLGNNTIRFTVWLHGVLDKLRSVTTEPSSLKSSDTNIFDSSVPSNKSNFSRGDERRHEAAVPPLAIPSTRPEKRDSRVSASSQESKTTNVRQTYDDGAATRLMSTVKPLREPAPSEDVIDIKPEPDDLIDEDLNFVQENPLSQKKPTVTLTYGSSRPSIEIYRPPASRNADSGVHLNRLQFQQQQNSIHAAKQLDMQSSWVYETGRLCEPEVLNSLEETYSPFFRNNSEKMSMEDENFRKRKLPVVSSVVKVKKFNHDGEEEEEDDDYGSRTGSISSSVSVPAKPERRPSLPPSKQANKNLILKAISEAQESVTKTTNYSTVPQKQTLPVAPRTRTSQEELLAEVVQGQSRTPRISSPIKEEETKGDSVEKNQGTQQRQLLSRLQIDPVMAETLQMSQAEMSELSVAQKPEKLLERCKYWPACKNGDECAYHHPISPCKAFPNCKFAEKCLFVHPNCKYDAKCTKPDCPFTHVSRRIPVLSPKPVAPPAPPSSSQLCRYFPACKKMECPFYHPKHCRFNTQCTRPDCTFYHPTINVPPRHALKWIRPQTSE
- the ZC3H14 gene encoding zinc finger CCCH domain-containing protein 14 isoform X9, translating into MEIGTEISRKIRSAIKGKLQELGAYVDEELPDYIMVMVANKKSQDQMTEDLSLFLGNNTIRFTVWLHGVLDKLRSVTTEPSSLKSSDTNIFDSSVPSNKSNFSRGDERRHEAAVPPLAIPSTRPEKRDSRVSASSQESKTTNVRQTYDDGAATRLMSTVKPLREPAPSEDVIDIKPEPDDLIDEDLNFVQENPLSQKKPTVTLTYGSSRPSIEIYRPPASRNADSGVHLNRLQFQQQQNSIHAAKQLDMQSSWVYETGRLCEPEVLNSLEETYSPFFRNNSEKMSMEDENFRKRKLPVVSSVVKVKKFNHDGEEEEEDDDYGSRTGSISSSVSVPAKPERRPSLPPSKQANKNLILKAISEAQESVTKTTNYSTVPQKQTLPVAPRTRTSQEELLAEVVQGQSRTPRISSPIKEEETKGDSVEKNQGTQQRQLLSRLQIDPVMAETLQMSQAEMSELSVAQKPEKLLERCKYWPACKNGDECAYHHPISPCKAFPNCKFAEKCLFVHPNCKYDAKCTKPDCPFTHVSRRIPVLSPKPAVAPPAPPSSSQLCRYFPACKKMECPFYHPKHCRFNTQCTRPDCTFYHPTINVPPRHALKWIRPQTSE
- the ZC3H14 gene encoding zinc finger CCCH domain-containing protein 14 isoform X12, coding for MEIGTEISRKIRSAIKGKLQELGAYVDEELPDYIMVMVANKKSQDQMTEDLSLFLGNNTIRFTVWLHGVLDKLRSVTTEPSSLKSSDTNIFDSSVPSNKSNFSRGDERRHEAAVPPLAIPSTRPEKRDSRVSASSQESKTTNVRQTYDDGAATRLMSTVKPLREPAPSEDVIDIKPEPDDLIDEDLNFVQENPLSQKKPTVTLTYGSSRPSIEIYRPPASRNADSGVHLNRLQFQQQQNSIHAAKQLDMQSSWVYETGRLCEPEVLNSLEETYSPFFRNNSEKMSMEDENFRKRKLPVVSSVVKVKKFNHDGEEEEEDDDYGSRTGSISSSVSVPAKPERRPSLPPSKQANKNLILKAISEAQESVTKTTNYSTVPQKQTLPVAPRTRTSQEELLAEVVQGQSRTPRISSPIKEEETKGDSVEKNQAEMSELSVAQKPEKLLERCKYWPACKNGDECAYHHPISPCKAFPNCKFAEKCLFVHPNCKYDAKCTKPDCPFTHVSRRIPVLSPKPVAPPAPPSSSQLCRYFPACKKMECPFYHPKHCRFNTQCTRPDCTFYHPTINVPPRHALKWIRPQTSE